CAGGGCGGCGGCCGTGCGCATCAACGCGGGGGCATCGACTACGCGCAGCGCGGCGCCCGCGGCGACGGCTTCCTCGGTCGCCTGCAGGAAGTTGAAGGTATGCTCGCCCACCAGCACCGGCTTGGCCAATGCACAGGCTTCGATCAGGTTCTGGCCGCCCAGCGGCAGCAGGCTGCCGCCGATGAAGGCACAATCGCAGGCCGCGTAGTAGGCGAACATCTCGCCCATCGAATCGCCCAGCAGCACGTCGGTGTCCACCTGCTGCGGCAGTGCCGATCGGCGCGCCAGGGTCAGGCCGCGCTCTTCGGCCATGCGCGCCACCTCGTCGAAGCGCTGCGGATGACGGGGCACCAGCACGAGCAGCATGCCGGCCGGGCGCCTGTCCATGGCCTTGTACGCGTCGAGGATGAGCGCCTCTTCTCCTTCGCGCGTGGAGGCGCACAACAGCACGGGGCGATGCGCGAAGCGCGCGCGCAGCATGGCGCCCGTGTCCAGCGCGGCCTGCGGCGGCACGACGTCGAACTTGATGCTGCCCGTGACGGCGACGTTCGGCGCACCCAGCGATGCGATGCGTTCGGCGTCCGCCTCCGTCTGCGCGGCCACCAAGGCGATCGCGCGGGCCGCATCCGTCATCAGGCCACCGATCTTGCGGCCGCGGCGCAGCGAACGTT
This genomic stretch from Massilia putida harbors:
- the waaA gene encoding lipid IV(A) 3-deoxy-D-manno-octulosonic acid transferase, producing the protein MRVLYSLMWWLALPLVLGRLWWRGRREPGYRTHLGERLGFYGRRLEQRPTIMVHAVSVGETRAAEPLIEALLAARPDCRILLTHMTPTGRATGRALFAKHGDRVVQSFLPYDTGFMVGRFLRHFEPALCILMETEVWPNLIHGCAAQGVPVALVNARLSERSLRRGRKIGGLMTDAARAIALVAAQTEADAERIASLGAPNVAVTGSIKFDVVPPQAALDTGAMLRARFAHRPVLLCASTREGEEALILDAYKAMDRRPAGMLLVLVPRHPQRFDEVARMAEERGLTLARRSALPQQVDTDVLLGDSMGEMFAYYAACDCAFIGGSLLPLGGQNLIEACALAKPVLVGEHTFNFLQATEEAVAAGAALRVVDAPALMRTAAALLDDDGRRAAMGARALAFAARHRGATVRTVELLQQIIA